The Halarchaeum grantii genome includes a window with the following:
- a CDS encoding DUF99 family protein, which translates to MKSGARALGVAESYAPDAERSTLAGAVVRADRVVDDFCFRSATVGGTDVTEAAIDIWESLDRPDVRYVLVAGVALAWYNVLDLGRLHDAVERPVVAVSFEASGGLEAAIEREFAGDARDARLAAYRALPERHALDVGGDTVYVRSVGCDDPDAVVRAYTPEGGRPEPLRVAREAARAADDYRRTPDA; encoded by the coding sequence GTGAAGTCGGGTGCCCGTGCGCTCGGGGTCGCCGAATCCTACGCCCCGGACGCCGAGCGCAGCACGCTCGCGGGCGCCGTCGTCCGCGCCGACCGCGTCGTCGACGACTTCTGTTTTCGCTCCGCCACGGTCGGCGGAACCGACGTGACCGAGGCCGCGATCGACATCTGGGAGTCGCTCGACCGCCCGGACGTCCGCTACGTCCTCGTCGCGGGCGTCGCGCTCGCGTGGTACAACGTCCTCGACCTCGGGCGCCTCCACGACGCCGTCGAGCGCCCCGTGGTGGCGGTGAGCTTCGAGGCGAGCGGCGGCCTCGAAGCGGCCATCGAGCGCGAGTTCGCGGGGGACGCGCGGGACGCGCGCCTCGCCGCCTACCGCGCGCTCCCCGAGCGCCACGCGCTCGACGTCGGCGGCGACACGGTCTACGTCCGGTCGGTCGGCTGCGACGACCCGGACGCCGTCGTCCGCGCGTACACGCCGGAGGGCGGCCGCCCCGAGCCGCTACGGGTCGCCCGCGAGGCCGCACGCGCCGCCGACGACTACCGGCGAACCCCGGACGCTTAA
- a CDS encoding uracil-DNA glycosylase: MSESENTTGLCVEGCEECPDLVASRSRIVNGVGPADADVVFVGEGPGANEDEQGEPFVGRSGDVLNAALADHGLSRGDVRITNCVRCRPPENRDPTDAELANCRPYLDAELEAVAPDVVVALGKVPAQHLLGRDVAVTKEAGTIETVAVGDARLDVLICVHPAATLYDRSQEDTFESAIEKVATIVGAEGGQSSLGDF, encoded by the coding sequence ATGAGCGAGAGCGAGAACACGACCGGGCTCTGCGTCGAGGGCTGTGAGGAGTGCCCCGACCTCGTCGCCTCCCGGAGCCGAATCGTGAACGGCGTCGGCCCCGCCGATGCGGACGTCGTCTTCGTCGGCGAGGGCCCGGGCGCGAACGAGGACGAGCAGGGCGAGCCGTTCGTCGGGCGCAGCGGCGACGTCCTGAACGCCGCGCTCGCCGACCACGGCCTCAGCAGGGGTGACGTCCGCATCACGAACTGCGTACGCTGTCGGCCGCCCGAGAACCGCGACCCCACGGACGCGGAGCTCGCGAACTGCCGGCCGTACCTCGACGCGGAACTCGAAGCCGTCGCCCCGGACGTCGTCGTCGCGCTCGGGAAGGTGCCCGCCCAGCACCTCCTCGGCCGCGACGTCGCCGTCACGAAGGAGGCCGGGACGATAGAGACGGTCGCGGTCGGCGACGCGCGCCTCGACGTCCTCATCTGCGTGCATCCCGCCGCGACGCTCTACGACCGCTCGCAGGAGGACACCTTCGAGTCGGCCATCGAGAAAGTCGCCACCATCGTCGGCGCCGAGGGCGGGCAGTCCAGCCTCGGCGACTTCTAG
- a CDS encoding glycoside hydrolase family 43 protein, translating into MAAYLFVHFRETRTPDGEQVYFGVSEDGFNWEPVNGGDPVLWSYHGDKGVRDCTITRTDDGRFVIMGTDLSLSYGMVNQYDGSWEEITRNGSDALALWESADLVAWSEQRMVELGDGRFGCLWAPDITYDRENGDYVVHWSSSHEDDDYEEMALYYARTEDFESFSDPELLYRNPDGGVIDSAMYEEDGTYYCFAKSQSNPTGIVLLESERPTGPFTRVPAFDRTMAGLDGARYEAPTAFRLDDGRWCLFLDYFGGDPETQGYVPFVADSLDSAFERADDEFAFPYGFKHGTVLRITREEYERLRAYEKDPGER; encoded by the coding sequence ATGGCGGCGTACTTGTTCGTTCACTTCCGCGAGACGCGGACGCCGGACGGGGAACAGGTGTACTTCGGAGTCAGCGAGGACGGCTTCAACTGGGAGCCGGTGAACGGCGGCGACCCGGTCCTCTGGAGCTATCACGGCGACAAGGGCGTGCGCGACTGCACGATCACGCGGACCGACGACGGCCGCTTCGTCATCATGGGGACGGACCTCAGCCTCTCCTACGGGATGGTGAACCAGTACGACGGCTCGTGGGAGGAGATAACCCGGAACGGGAGCGACGCGCTCGCCCTCTGGGAGTCCGCGGACCTCGTGGCGTGGTCGGAGCAGCGCATGGTCGAACTCGGCGACGGCCGGTTCGGCTGCCTCTGGGCGCCCGACATCACCTACGACCGCGAGAACGGCGACTACGTCGTCCACTGGTCGTCCTCGCACGAAGACGACGACTACGAGGAGATGGCGCTCTACTACGCGCGCACCGAGGACTTCGAGTCGTTCTCCGACCCCGAGCTCCTCTACCGGAACCCGGACGGCGGCGTCATCGACTCCGCGATGTACGAGGAGGACGGCACCTACTACTGCTTCGCGAAGAGCCAGTCGAACCCGACGGGCATCGTCCTCTTGGAGAGCGAGCGCCCGACGGGGCCGTTCACGCGCGTCCCCGCGTTCGACCGGACGATGGCGGGCTTGGACGGCGCGCGCTACGAGGCGCCGACGGCGTTCCGCCTCGACGACGGCCGCTGGTGTCTCTTCCTCGATTACTTCGGCGGCGACCCGGAGACGCAGGGCTACGTACCGTTCGTCGCGGACTCCCTCGACTCGGCGTTCGAGCGCGCCGACGACGAGTTCGCCTTCCCGTACGGCTTCAAGCACGGCACGGTGCTGCGCATCACGCGCGAGGAGTACGAGCGCCTCCGGGCCTACGAGAAGGACCCCGGGGAGCGATAG
- the hisH gene encoding imidazole glycerol phosphate synthase subunit HisH has protein sequence MSTQSSRETVADVVVVDYGLGNLRSVTRGLERAGAHVAVSDDPDDLDDADGVVLPGVGAFGDGMENAGPFRDALDEVAASETPLFGICLGMQMLLDTSEEADREGQGDVDGLGLVPGTNVRFDDPALKVPHMGWNELHVEREHPLVAGVDGEYAYFVHSYYADPDDDGHVVATTDYGADFPSIVANDDGTVFGTQFHPEKSGETGLRILRNFVDLCAES, from the coding sequence ATGAGCACGCAGTCCTCCCGCGAGACGGTGGCGGACGTCGTCGTCGTGGACTACGGCCTCGGGAACCTTCGGAGCGTGACGCGCGGCCTCGAGCGCGCCGGCGCGCACGTCGCGGTGTCGGACGACCCCGACGACCTCGACGACGCGGACGGCGTCGTCCTCCCCGGCGTCGGCGCGTTCGGCGACGGCATGGAGAACGCCGGCCCCTTCAGGGACGCCCTCGACGAAGTCGCGGCCTCGGAGACGCCGCTCTTCGGCATCTGCCTCGGGATGCAGATGCTCCTCGACACGAGTGAGGAGGCCGACCGCGAGGGCCAGGGCGACGTGGACGGCCTCGGACTCGTTCCGGGGACGAACGTCCGCTTCGACGACCCCGCCCTGAAGGTCCCGCACATGGGGTGGAACGAGCTCCACGTCGAGCGCGAGCACCCGCTCGTCGCGGGCGTCGACGGCGAGTACGCCTACTTCGTCCACTCCTACTACGCCGACCCCGACGACGACGGCCACGTCGTCGCCACCACCGACTACGGCGCCGACTTCCCGTCCATCGTCGCGAACGACGACGGCACCGTCTTCGGCACCCAGTTTCACCCCGAGAAGTCCGGGGAGACCGGCCTGCGCATCCTCCGGAACTTCGTCGACCTCTGCGCGGAGTCCTAG
- a CDS encoding VWA domain-containing protein, whose translation MIADHVRAELVRLVADLRDAGVAVPADGALAAADALAALDDPEKAGVRTALRATLCTRPADVEALDARFETFWARLRGADAAYGDDDTATLGTSAEGAADAPGQTVSDVDASVGGAPGDGLAGGVGTGDGANAGDQYSADGASERVSLDGIGEVDVSRAVAALTDAVASLPGRRWTGGDGRPDVRRALRANASRGGVPLSLPERERERSAARGVVLVDVSGSVIDALDRDALLAFCREVRARWRRTPVFFFDTALRDVSAAFDADSPEAAGRALEAGGVEWGGGTRIGDALATLHDERSAAVGRRDTVVVVSDGVERGDTSRLRDELAWLSGRARCVLWLNPLAADPQWRPVAPGIRAALDYVDGCYAFADADDLAALADDLARHGPTLRAVADARRQSF comes from the coding sequence GTGATCGCCGACCACGTTCGGGCGGAACTGGTGCGTCTCGTCGCCGACCTCCGCGACGCGGGCGTCGCCGTCCCCGCTGACGGCGCGCTCGCCGCCGCCGACGCGCTCGCGGCGCTCGACGACCCCGAGAAGGCAGGGGTTCGTACCGCGCTTCGAGCGACGCTCTGCACGCGCCCCGCGGACGTCGAGGCGCTCGACGCGCGCTTCGAGACGTTCTGGGCGCGCCTCCGCGGGGCGGACGCCGCGTACGGCGACGATGACACCGCCACGCTCGGCACGAGCGCGGAGGGCGCGGCGGACGCGCCCGGCCAGACCGTCAGCGACGTGGACGCCTCGGTCGGCGGTGCGCCCGGGGACGGCCTCGCGGGCGGCGTCGGCACCGGCGACGGCGCGAACGCGGGCGACCAGTACAGCGCGGACGGCGCGAGCGAGCGCGTCAGCCTCGACGGTATCGGCGAGGTGGACGTGTCGCGCGCCGTCGCGGCCCTCACCGACGCCGTCGCCTCCCTTCCCGGCCGGCGTTGGACCGGCGGGGACGGCCGACCCGACGTCCGGCGCGCGCTCCGCGCGAACGCGAGTCGGGGCGGCGTCCCGCTCTCCCTCCCGGAGCGCGAGCGCGAGCGCAGCGCCGCGCGCGGCGTCGTCCTCGTCGACGTCAGCGGCTCCGTCATCGACGCGCTCGACCGGGACGCCCTGCTCGCGTTCTGTCGCGAGGTCCGCGCTCGCTGGCGGCGCACGCCGGTCTTCTTCTTCGACACCGCGCTCCGCGACGTGAGCGCGGCGTTCGACGCCGACTCCCCGGAAGCCGCCGGGCGCGCGCTCGAAGCCGGCGGCGTCGAGTGGGGCGGCGGCACACGCATCGGCGACGCGCTCGCGACGCTCCACGACGAGCGCTCGGCGGCCGTCGGTCGGCGCGACACCGTCGTCGTCGTCAGCGACGGCGTCGAGCGCGGCGATACGTCCCGGTTGCGCGACGAGTTGGCGTGGCTCTCCGGGCGCGCCCGGTGCGTCCTCTGGCTGAACCCGCTCGCCGCCGACCCGCAGTGGCGACCGGTCGCGCCCGGGATTCGCGCCGCGCTCGACTACGTTGACGGCTGCTACGCGTTCGCGGACGCCGACGACCTCGCGGCCCTCGCGGACGACCTCGCGCGCCACGGACCGACGCTGCGCGCGGTCGCGGACGCGCGGCGACAGTCGTTTTGA